The Marinomonas maritima genome segment AGGGATTGCTAATACAAACATCACATGGACATTACTTAGTTCCGATAAAATTTTATAAAACTCGAAATATATTGGAATATTGACAACGAGGGTGTAATAACACGCTAAAAGACCAGCCAAAGCACTATAAGATAATTTAAAAGGCGTCTTTGCTGATGCGTGATTTTCTTTTTTTTTCATGTGTATTCCTGATGCTAGTGACGTAAAGCACACAGGGTAGTCTCAGCATGGTGAAAAAAATGTTTACAACGTTATTAAGGATTTCCAGTAGATGTGATGAAAGTATTATTTTCTATATCTCTGTAATATGGTTTTTTTACAATAAAAAAAACGCCCCGAAGGGCGCTGAACTGTATGATCTTTTGTAGAGCTGAAATCGTTATTGAACGATTTCTGGCCCCATAATGCTGTACGGTAATGCCGTAGACAGTGCTGGAATATAAGTTACTAATACCAAGAACACCATCAATACTAAGACAAATGGCATAGCGGCTTTTACAACACGCGCCAAACTCATTCCGGTAATCCCCGAGGTAACGAACAGGTTCAAACCGATTGGTGGTGTTATCATGCCGATTTCCATGTTTACCACCATGATGATACCTAGGTGAATTGGGTCAACGCCCAGTTCCATCGCAATTGGGAACACCACTGGTGCCACGATAACCAATAGGCCAGAAGGCTCCATGAATTGGCCACCAATCAACAACAAGATATTCACCGCAATAAGGAAGGTAAACCAGTTAAAGCCAACTCCAAGCATCCACTCTGTGATCATTTGTGGAATGCGTTCTGCAGAAAGCGTATGAGCAAACAACAGCGCATTAGCGATGATAAACATCAGCATAATGGTTGTTTTTGTGCCTTCTAGCATGACTTTACGAGATTCTTCACCGAACAACGATGGGAAGAAACCACGTAGCATCATAGACAAGTTACGACCCCAAACAGGTAAACCAGCAGCCAAACATGCGCCGATGGATTGTTCTAATTTGCTTGCGCGTTTGTAGACGTAGAAAATTGCCAGCGTAACAGACATGATTGCGCCCCAAACAGCACGGTCGCCGCCTGTAACGGTTTCGCTGTCTGCCCAGACAAAGAAAGACATGATTTCCCACACAAGGAAGAACGACACACCATAAACCATACCGTTAAAGCCAACACGAGCGTGCGGCGCGTCTTCATCGTTTGTCCATGTTTTGCCTTTCAAAGGGCCCATGTCACGGTAAACAAATAGAGCGATGAACATAGAATAAACGGCGGCAACAACAGCGGCTTCGGTTGGTGTGAACACACCACCATAAATACCACCCATGATGATCACGACAAGGAACAAGCCCCAGCCCGCTTCTTTACCACCACGAATCAAATGCCCAAAGCCTTTCCATTCTTCTGCAGGGAGCTTTTTGATACGAGCAACCACATAGATCGCCAGCATCAACATACCGCCCGCCATCAAGCCAGGAATAACCCCTGCCAAGAACATACGACCAACAGACACGTCAACAGACGCCGCGTACACAACCATTACGATGGATGGTGGAATCAAAATACCCAATGTGCCTGCGTTAGCGATGATGCCAGCGGCGAACTCTTTTGAGTAACCCACTTGCGTCATACCTGCAATAGCAATCGTACCGATGGCCACAACCGTTGCTGGAGATGAACCAGACAATGCCGCGAACATCATGCATGCCAACACAGACGCCATAGCCAAGCCACCTCTAAAGTGACCAACACTGGCAATCGCAAAGTTAATTAAACGCTTTGCAACGCCACCGGTCGACATATAAGACGAGGCAATAATGAAAAACGGGATAGCCAGCAACGTATAGTGCTGACCAGCTCCAAACAGGGATATTGCAACAGACGACAAAGAGTCGTGTGAGAAAAAAGTAATAAACAATATGGACGATAAGCCCAACGAGATACCAACCGGCAAGCCAATAAACAGCAGGATTAGTACCAAGGAAAATAGAATGATAGATTCCACAATTAAGCTCCAGCGCTAGTCTTTCAAGACGTTTTTGTTTTCTTCGACAAGTTCTTGTGCTTCATGGCCACTGATCAACATGTCGCGTTTGCCGCGTGCAATATCGATAAAAGCTTGCAAAGAACGATAAGAAAGTAAAGCCAAACTGATTGGTAAAATAACAAGAACGATCCAACGATGTACGCGAGGGCGCAAACCAAACATTTCTTGTACAAATTCAGGGTAACGAAGTTCGTCAGAACCTATGCCAATTTTGAACATTTTTAACCAATATTCGATAGCACCGCCGCTGACATCGACACCAAGCATAGCCAGCCAAGTGGAATCTAGCAGGATCAAGCCATACAGCATAGCAGCTGCGGCACCAAACAAAGACAGTGCTTTGGAAATGCGTTTTGGTACGGCATTTAAGACAATATCAACACCAAGATGAAGGCCCGTTTTGATGCCATAACTCATGCCTAGAAGGATTAACCAAGAAAAGGCAACGGTGTTAAATTCAAGCGCAGCATCCCAGCCAGTGTTAAAGCCGTAACGAGCAATTACTTGCCCAAACGATACTGCCATAATAGAAGAAATCACGATGATCAGTAGATTCTCTTCTGCCCGCTCCATGACTTTTGGGAAGCGCTTTTCTAAAGCCCAAAGGATTAGAATAAAGATAAGTAAATAAAGATGCGGCCAATGTGCCATGGGGGTCTCCTAAACAAGTGGACCTGAACAAATAAAAAGCAGTGCTGCGGAGTCTGTAAACTGGCTTAACTAATCAATAGGTAAAGTATTGTTTTAAAGCAAGTGGGGAGAATCGCAAAAGCTGACCCAAAAGGGTCAGCTTACTGCTGGGTAGAGATTTAATTAAGCGCCGGCTGCGGCTTTGATTAGATCTTTACCAATGTAGCTTTCGAACTGACTCCAAACAGGTTTCATTGTATCCACCCATTCTTGGCGCTGAGCTGGTGTAAGCGTATTGATCTTGCCACCGGCCTTCAGAATGTTGGCACGGTTCGCTGCTTCCGCTGCTTTTACATTCAAGTTTGCTTCTTGAGTTACGTCATCCGCAATCTGCATGAACTGAGCACGGTCTTCTGTAGAAAGGCTTTTCAAGAATTCAGACGATGTCATGAACAAGTAAGCCAACAACTGGTGGTTTGTTTCCGTTGTGCTGTCTTGAACTTCGTAGAATTTTTTCGTGTAGATATTTGACCAAGTGTTTTCTTGTCCGTCTACAACGCCTGTTTGCAATGCGCCGTATACTTCAGAGAATGCCATTGCTTGCGGAGATGCACCCATTGCGGCAATCATTTGTTTTGCAACGTCAGAAGTTTGTACGCGGAATTTCAATCCTTTTGCATCGCTAGGTACCATAAGTGGTTTGTTGGCAGAAAAATATTTCATGCCTGACATCCAGTAACCTAAACCAACAAAACCTGCGTATTCGTCCATTGCAGTCAATAGACCTTTGCCTTCTTTGGTCTTAGTAAAGCGAATGGCATGGTCCATGTCTTTAAAGATGAAAGGTAGGTCAAACACACCGTATTTGTCAGTATAAGAACCGAATTTAGACAGTGATGGAGCCAATAGTTGAACGTCACCTAAAAGTAGGGCTTCAAGTTCTTTAGAGTCACCAAATAATGTGGAGTTAGGGAAAACTTCAACACACAATTTGCCATTCATTTCTTTATTTACACGGTCTGCAAAGTTATTTGCTGCAACGACTTTAGGGTGAGTTGTACCACCGGTAACGTGGCTGAATTTGACAACACGTTCACCTGAATCACAGTTTGCAACGGCTGTACCGGCAGAAAGAGCGAGTGCTAAAGAGGTTAGAGCAAGGCTGATTTTTTTCATTTTTATGAAACTCCAAAAACTGAATTATTATTGTGTACCTGTTTTTTTAGCCTGGTATTTTGCAATAGGCAGAGCAAAACAAGTGATGCTTGAGTCATACTCTTTACACAATTTATGCCAACTCTTTAAGTTTTTCTCTAAGTTACTGATTTTAAATAAAAATAGAATTTTTAAAGATGGGTTTTATATATTTTTATTTGTATTGAAAAGCACAATGGGTGAGATTACACACACATTCGTTTTTTCGATGGGTGGCTTTCCACTCATTCAAGGTTTTAAAAAACTCTCATTTTTTCACTAGTACGAAGGAGAATAATATTTGACGGTTTGAGGGGTTGTGTTAACGAGCATAACCCCTATATAAATTGTATGGTTAATTACAATTCTAAGCATGGAGAAAGAGCATGACTGATATAGATATTGGCATAAACAAAAAAAGCAGAACAGAAATTTCTGATGGCTTAAAGCGCCTATTAGCGGACTCTTACACGCTGTATTTACAAACGCATAACTTTCACTGGAATGTTACCGGATTACAATTCCGTGAATTACATTTAATGTTTGAAGAGCACTATATGGAACTGGCCACGGCGGTTGACGATATCGCTGAACGTATTCGAACACTTGATGTTCCAGCCCCTGGAACCTATAAAGAATTTTCAAAACTCAGCTCCATTAAAGAAGTAGACGGTGTTCCAAGTTCATCTGAGATGGTTGAATTACTTACCAAAGGGCACGAGCAGGTCATTAAAACGGCTCGTCAGGTATTAAAAATAGCACAAGGTGCTGACGATGAGTCCACTGCCTCATTGGTGTCTGACCGTATGCGCATACACGAGAAGACAGCTTGGATGTTGAGAGCCTCTAAAAGAGCATAACAAGCGACCAAACAAACAGCATAAAAAGGGAGACTTTACGGTCTCCCTTTTTTTTAAATCAAGACTTCAAGCTCTTGATCGCAACAGCTCTTCCACAACCAACTTCAAATGTTTCTCTACTTGTTTCTTTGTCTTTAACCCAAAAGAGGTAAAATCTATCTCGCTTGCCGATTGTGTTATCGCGGTGTTTAGCAGTGAATAATCTTTGTGGGTCGTTGTCAGTTGCTTATGAGTTATCGCGTGCTTTACGAGACGAGTGAGTTGCGCTCGAATAGTGAGGTACGGCCTGTGGTAGTTCACAAACAGAGCGAGGTCTTTTTGGTCTTTTTCGCTAAGAATGGTTGCTGACGGTTCTGTGTTCAGGACCCCCTCACTGAGTTTGTTTGCTAAATTCGCGTCTATATCTGGATAATCCCTCGGTAAGTTGATAGCAAGATTGGCCAAATACGCTTGATGCCAGATCGATGCTTTTTCCTGTGCGCTTTCATTTAACGGTTTTACCATCATCAACGAGTAGCAGCCGCTGGCTTGGTCTTTGGCAGTACCCAAGCGAACCGGAAAATAACCATTCTTTAACCAAAAAGAGACGACATCTGGCGTTGCCGCAAAGCTTGTACACAAAAAATCGCAACGAGAATGGGCAACCGTTTTTATATGGGTAAGTAATCGACTCGCTAGGCCTTTGTTTTGTTCGCTTTGTTGGGTAGCGATACGGCTGATACGCCAGTAACGGTAGCGTCCGGCGTCTTCTATTCCTTCATGCGCTAATAAAGATTGCGGCACCAAATGGCCACGAGGACGACGTGTTCCTTGTAGAACGGCTAGGCTAAGCTCGTCTGGCAATTGACCTTCTTCGGTAATAATTGCCACGCTATTGACCGCCGAGCCTTGTAATGAAAGATAGGCTGAAACAGAAGGGTCGTCTAATATCCAGCGTAAATTATCAGGCGATGTTTGATAGTGTGCGCTTACTAGTAATTGAAAGGTGCGAGCCAATAACTCTGGCTGAGTTAGCCACGCTTCCCCCACGACGGCTTTGTAAACCTGAGAAAGCGAGGCCGATTCGGCATGAATAAACGGTATTTCTTCATTTTGATTCGGCGCTAAAAAGAAGCAATCGTTGATCCAGTTTTCCAGTGGGTCATTTCCCCCCCATCGAATGGGCAGGGTTAACGTGAGTGGCTGGAGTGGTAATTTTTCTATCGTGGATTGTGCTTGTAAATAGTGGCAA includes the following:
- a CDS encoding Dps family protein; the encoded protein is MTDIDIGINKKSRTEISDGLKRLLADSYTLYLQTHNFHWNVTGLQFRELHLMFEEHYMELATAVDDIAERIRTLDVPAPGTYKEFSKLSSIKEVDGVPSSSEMVELLTKGHEQVIKTARQVLKIAQGADDESTASLVSDRMRIHEKTAWMLRASKRA
- a CDS encoding TRAP transporter large permease, with product MESIILFSLVLILLFIGLPVGISLGLSSILFITFFSHDSLSSVAISLFGAGQHYTLLAIPFFIIASSYMSTGGVAKRLINFAIASVGHFRGGLAMASVLACMMFAALSGSSPATVVAIGTIAIAGMTQVGYSKEFAAGIIANAGTLGILIPPSIVMVVYAASVDVSVGRMFLAGVIPGLMAGGMLMLAIYVVARIKKLPAEEWKGFGHLIRGGKEAGWGLFLVVIIMGGIYGGVFTPTEAAVVAAVYSMFIALFVYRDMGPLKGKTWTNDEDAPHARVGFNGMVYGVSFFLVWEIMSFFVWADSETVTGGDRAVWGAIMSVTLAIFYVYKRASKLEQSIGACLAAGLPVWGRNLSMMLRGFFPSLFGEESRKVMLEGTKTTIMLMFIIANALLFAHTLSAERIPQMITEWMLGVGFNWFTFLIAVNILLLIGGQFMEPSGLLVIVAPVVFPIAMELGVDPIHLGIIMVVNMEIGMITPPIGLNLFVTSGITGMSLARVVKAAMPFVLVLMVFLVLVTYIPALSTALPYSIMGPEIVQ
- a CDS encoding tRNA(Met) cytidine acetyltransferase TmcA, coding for MHLSDNHRHCFLLTGSINEVLSDFLHLCEHLSTPLICAHDVTEYNQLNTSVLDSSSFEIPSFRTCSFKQVRQELGSTHEAILVDLTHGVSASALAILAGTVRGNGVFAIALPDGDWLNIVDQDLPRYLPWPYESEQINSSFKRFLLNRLYSNTSPFKVIQSNQVQTTPLHALPTLDSVEDNAPLTKEQTKAQSCLFDEAAKSYVLIAPRGRGKSTLLGDSLAKMLQANKKVALTAPNQAAIQTLKARFEHVLKEAHLDAPLPFYAPDALLANDTRWDILFVDEASMIPVPLLMALNQKAEHCLFSTTDYGYEGAGKGFGIRFCHYLQAQSTIEKLPLQPLTLTLPIRWGGNDPLENWINDCFFLAPNQNEEIPFIHAESASLSQVYKAVVGEAWLTQPELLARTFQLLVSAHYQTSPDNLRWILDDPSVSAYLSLQGSAVNSVAIITEEGQLPDELSLAVLQGTRRPRGHLVPQSLLAHEGIEDAGRYRYWRISRIATQQSEQNKGLASRLLTHIKTVAHSRCDFLCTSFAATPDVVSFWLKNGYFPVRLGTAKDQASGCYSLMMVKPLNESAQEKASIWHQAYLANLAINLPRDYPDIDANLANKLSEGVLNTEPSATILSEKDQKDLALFVNYHRPYLTIRAQLTRLVKHAITHKQLTTTHKDYSLLNTAITQSASEIDFTSFGLKTKKQVEKHLKLVVEELLRSRA
- a CDS encoding TRAP transporter small permease, which translates into the protein MAHWPHLYLLIFILILWALEKRFPKVMERAEENLLIIVISSIMAVSFGQVIARYGFNTGWDAALEFNTVAFSWLILLGMSYGIKTGLHLGVDIVLNAVPKRISKALSLFGAAAAMLYGLILLDSTWLAMLGVDVSGGAIEYWLKMFKIGIGSDELRYPEFVQEMFGLRPRVHRWIVLVILPISLALLSYRSLQAFIDIARGKRDMLISGHEAQELVEENKNVLKD
- a CDS encoding TRAP transporter substrate-binding protein; this encodes MKKISLALTSLALALSAGTAVANCDSGERVVKFSHVTGGTTHPKVVAANNFADRVNKEMNGKLCVEVFPNSTLFGDSKELEALLLGDVQLLAPSLSKFGSYTDKYGVFDLPFIFKDMDHAIRFTKTKEGKGLLTAMDEYAGFVGLGYWMSGMKYFSANKPLMVPSDAKGLKFRVQTSDVAKQMIAAMGASPQAMAFSEVYGALQTGVVDGQENTWSNIYTKKFYEVQDSTTETNHQLLAYLFMTSSEFLKSLSTEDRAQFMQIADDVTQEANLNVKAAEAANRANILKAGGKINTLTPAQRQEWVDTMKPVWSQFESYIGKDLIKAAAGA